The DNA segment AATAAGAAGAGGATTGGGGTTATTGTTAGAGTATTAGTTATTGGACTTGCTTGCTACATCCTGCTGATGAAAGTTCCTGTCTTTTATGATATGCTTGGGTCAAGAATTGAAAGAATGCTGCAAGTATATTTGAGCGGTGAGTTATCTGCAGATAATTCTATGAATCTGAGAAGTAATCTGAGATCAATGGCATTTGACGCTTTCCTCCAACGTCCTATTGAGGGTTGGGGTGCAAATGCATTTCGCCAGTATTTTAATAACGGTGGAGTATACAGCCATTGCAACTATCTTGAAATTCTAGTTGGATTTGGATTAATTGGAACTATCATTTTTATTAGTAAATATATTTTACTTTTGAAAAAAGCTGTCAAATTAATCACAAGTATTGATCCAATAGTAAAGTATTATGGAAAATGTTTTATTATTTGGCTATGTTCGGTTTGGCTTATGGAGTATTGGCAGGTTGCATATTACAATGAAAGAATGATTGTACACTATATTTATGTCCTTGTTATTATAAAATGGCTCAATACTCATCAAAAACAAGGTGTGTCTATTAGAAATCGAACATAGATTCTTAATTATATTATATGATCATTATTAGGTGCATCTAAAAACTATAAGCAAAGTACAATAATGAAGAGGGTGAAGTTTTGAAAATCGGTATTGTTACAGTATATAACAGCCATAATTTTGGAAGTTATTTGCAAGCAAAAGCATTAGGTGTTGCTTTGCAGTCCTTTGGAGATGTTGTATATATTGATTTTCACTCAAGAAATGCATTTAGATCGTTCATGCGAAAATCAAAAAAAATTCTATTTTCAAAATGCAAAGTGCTTGCCAAAGCCTATGGAATCCTGTTTGAGTTAATAGAGTTTGTCAAATTAAACAAAATGTGGAAAAAGTTACCCAGCACGAACTCTTACGAAAATATAGATATAGTTGTTTTAGGTAGTGATGAAATATGGAATTTGACCAGAAATGTTTGTAAGCATCCAATGTATTGGGGTGGAGGATTGAATCAATTCAAAATTTCATATGCCCCATCTTTGAATACTGCAACAGAAAGTGATTTGAAAGATAATCCGGATTATATTCGTTATCTAAAGGATATTAATTTTGTTAGTGTAAGAGATTTGCATTCTAAAGAAGTGCTGAGTTGTTTTCTTCAGGATGAACCATTTTTGGCTGTAGATCCCACATTATTAAACACGCCTGAACTTATTGATTCTGATATAACAAAACCATATATAGCAGTGTACTTATTTTATGGTTCGCTTAGCAACGATGAAGTGTCAGAGATAAAAAAATTCGCAAAATCTGCTGGTATGCCATTAATTTCAGCCGGTCAATATATTAGCTGGTGTGATAGGTCGGTGCATTCAATTAATGGAACCCCTTTTTATGTGTTTGAAAATGCAAGATTTGTCATTACAAACACTTTTCATGGTACAGCATATGCAATTAATTATAATACACAGTTTGCCGTATACGCTAAAGGTAAGCCTAAGATAGAAGATTTATTAAAGCAATTCGAGTTAACAGATCGTATAGTGACGATATCTTCAGATTTGCATAATATTTTAGATACAAATATCAATTATGAGCGAATTAATTTGTTATTACACACTTCAAGATCAGAGTCGATGGGGTATATTCAATCTTCTATTCAAGCATGGAATAGAATAACTTGTGAGTAGATTGTATTAGGAGTAATGAATAATGCGAAGTAAAAAAGCAATTTTAAATACAATAGCAGGGCTATCGTATGAATTAGTAGCAATAATCTGTGGATTTATTCTACCTAGGCTAATACTATCTGCTTTTGGTTCAGGATATAACGGTATAACATCATCAATAACACAATTTTTGGGATATGTATCCTTGATGAAAGCTGGAATTGGAGGTGTTACAAAGGCAGCATTATATAAACCCTTAGCTGAAAATAATGTGTACGAAATGAGCGGAATAGTAAATGCTACTGATAAATTTATGAAACGCGTAGCATCTATCTTCTCAATTAGCTTATTATTGTTTGCTTCCATATATCCAATATTTGTTAGAGATGACTTTGATTGGTTGTTTACCTTTACACTTGTTTTAATATTAGGTATCAGTACCTTTGTGCAGTATTTTTTTGGATTGACTTATCAATTATTACTATTCTCAGATCAAAGACAATGCGTTGTGTCATTTGTGCAGATTGGAACAACTATATTAAATACAATATTTGCTGCATTACTCATTAAGCTTGGTGCTGGAATACATATTGTTAAGTTGGGAAGTGCGGTTGCTTTTTCATTGAACCCTTTAGTTATTAATTTTTATGCAAGAAAAAAATATAGGATTGATAAGACCGTACCGCCAAATAATGATGCAATCAAGGATCGTTGGGACTGTTTTGGCCTGCAAGTGGCAAATTTTGTTAATTCGAATACAGATATGTTTTTATTGACTGTTTTCACTAATGTGAGAGAGGTGTCTGTATATACGGTATATTATATGGTAACGAATGGAATACGCAAGTTTTTATTAACTTTTGTTAATGGAATTGGTGCTGCGTTTGGCAATATGTTTGCAAAAAATGAAAAGAATAAAATTTATTCTAATTTGTTATTATATGAGCAGATCACATTTGCAATATCAAACCTACTATTTTCTGTGACAATTGTAATGATTTTGGGGTTTGTTAGAGTGTATACAAAAGGGATCACGGATACAAATTATATTAGACCGGCATTTGCATATGTATTGGTTATTGCTACTTTGTTTGGGGCTTATCGCATTCCGTATCAGTCAATTGTTGAAGCAGTGGGACATTTTAAACAAACGCGTAATGGTGCTTTCTTTGAGGCAGCCTTAAATATAGTAGTATCTGTGATTTTTGTAAATAAATTGGGCTTAGTAGGTGTGGCTATTGGAACACTATGTGCAACGGTATTTCGTACATTTCAATATTGTATATATATGTCAAATCATATAATAGAGCGTAGTCTTGTTCCACTAATAAAAAGATTATTTTTATCCGCTATAACAATATGTTGCATAGTCATTTTAAGTAAAAAATTTAATTTTTGCAATGCATCCTCATATTATGAATGGGTAATTCAAGCTATACCAATTACATTACTTGCAATTCTAGTGGTGTTTGTGGTTGAATTTATCTTTTATAGAACTGAATTGCGTTTGACGTTTACGAAATTGAAACATGCATTATTTAAAAGAAAGAAATGATTGGAAACAGTGATAGATATATGCAAATAAATCAGGTTAAATTAATACATTCTTCAATAGAAAAGTATTATATTAGTAAAGATACTTCTATGGTGATAAAAGGCATTGCGATTCTATTAATGATAGTACACCATATGTTCACTTTCCCAAATTGGATCATTGGGGGGTATGAACCAAATTTATTATTCGCTATGTATTTTAATGTACCTACTCGTATATGTGTGGGTATGTTTGCCTTTATAACAGGATGGGCTTTTTGTATTCAAGAGAAAAGAAGAATAAAAGATATATTCAGGAAAATTTTATCTTTTTATATTATGTACTGGATTGTGTTTATTATACTCCTGTTGTTTGCATGTGTAATATGTGGATACAAACCTGATCTAATTGTCCTGCTGCCAGAAATATTGGGTTTAGCTAATGATTTTATGAAATTTTGCTGGTATGTACCGTTTTATGCCGTGGCATTGATAGTGATGTTTCTAATTTATAAATTACTTGATCGTTCGCTAGTTTGCGCTATTGTATCGGGGCTAGTTTTCCCTACAGTTTTATTCTTAGTGTTGGAAATGGTTATCAGTTTTAAAATATTAGCAGATTTGGTAAATGACTTGAAGCACTACTTTCCTTGTATTGCAGTTGGTTATATATGTAATAAGTACAACATATTTGGGGTTATTCATAGATATACATACAGGATAAATCAATCGATTTTATTTGCAGTCGCTTTTGCATTAACATTCGCAAGCAGATATTATATTAGAGCCTTTGATTTCATATATTCACCTATTATAGTTTATGGTATCGCAAATTTATGTGATTCTAAATATAGATGCAAGATGATATTAACGTTGCAAATGGTTTTAAAAAAATTAGGTATGCAAGCAACAAATATCTGGTTTATTCACTGTGCTATATTTTGCAACGCAACAAGAACCTATATTCAACCATATATCTATTTGTCTTCCAATGCATTGATTAATTTGTTGGTGGCAATGTTTTCGTTATATGTGTGTTCGAGCATTTTGACTGTTTTAGATAAATGCATCTTAAGGAAAATCGGATTAAATTAAAAATATGATTTTAAAGGAGATATGATGAATGCTGATTAAAGAAAATGAACCATTAGCTATGTATACCACATTTAAAATGGGTGGGAATGTTAAGAAAATGTATTTTCCGGAATCAGTTTCTGAATTACAGTCACTGATAACTGAAAAACCTGACTTGACTAAATATATTATTGGGGGAGGGTCGAATTTACTCATTAATGATTGTAAGGAATTTGGGGAAGTTTTATGCGTGAGAAATTTCAATAATGATATCAAGCATATAAAAGATGGAAAATATTATATTGGAGCATCTGTTCGACTGCAAAAAGCAATTAAGACAATCAATAATGAAGGATATGGTGGAATTGAGTATTTGTTTTCAGTACCTGGCTTGATTGGTGGCGCAATTTATATGAATGCTGGCCGTGGAAAGAAACATAAACAATGCATAAGTGACTACATTATAAGTGTCGATGTTCTTATTGATGGAATACTTAATACCGTTCCTAGAGAGGAAGGTACCTTCTCATATAGGAATTCTAGTTTTCAGACAATGAAGAATTGTATTATTATAGGTGCCTTATTTGAATTTCCGTCTATGAGCAAATCTGAATGCGATAATAGGATTAAAGAAAGACTAGATTTATGTAAGGAAAAGCAGGACATGTCTGCACCTAATTTTGGTACGGTATTCTGTGAATCTAATAAGTATATTATGTCTTTGGTAAAACTTTTACATATAGGTAAAAGGAATGGATGTCATTTTTCTGATAAAACGAAGAATTGGATGCTGCATGGCCCTCAAGGCTCTTTTAAAGAGGCCATTTCTCTATTGGAAAATATAAAAAAAGTACATAGATTACTAGGACAAAAATGCAGAGCGGAAGTAAGGGTGTGGATTGATTAAAATTTTGTGAAAAAAATTGACACGAGGTAATATATTATGGCTTAATTTGTTAAGCAAGTAAGCAAGTAAGCAAGTAAGCAAGTAAGCAAGTAAGCAAGTAAGCAAGTAAGCAAGGTAGAATTGTGTGGATAGATGTTGCCAAGGGGTTATGTATCATATTGATAGTGTATGGGCATGTTACGCAAAGCGGTTTTATAAGACAATGTCTATATTCTTTTCATACCCAATTATTTTTCTTTCTTAGCGGCTTGAGAGACCGTTTCATGTTTTGTGTAAACTGAAAAAACTGATATAAGATATGTCATTCGTTACTCTGGGCAGAGCCACTTTTTTGAGGTTCTGCCTTGGTTTATATATAATACCGTTTCTGGACATGTCAAGCAGGGCTGGCCTGGCCAACCTTGCCAGCCCAGAAACGACATATAATCCGGATAATCGTTCCTCGAAAAATATCTCCAGCTGCGAGTGAATCTGTCCCCAATTCTGCCGGTGTCCCGTCCATTTTTTGGTGATATCCATCATGGCCAGATACAACATTTTCAGGAGACTGTCATCGGATGGAAATACGGTCTTGGATTTTGTGACTTTCCGTAGCTGACGGTTAAATCCTTCAATGGCATTTGTGGTATAGATCAGGCGGCGGACCGCTTCCGGATACTTGAAATAAGTCGAAAGATTCGCCCAGTTGTCCTTCCAGGACTTTGCGATCTTGGGGTATTTCCCGCTCCATGTTTCATCAAAGCTGTCCAGTTCAGCCAGAGCGATCTCTTCCGTGGGAGCTGCGTATATACGCTTCAGGTCAGCCATCAGCGGTTTGAGTTCCTTGTAGGAAACAAACTTTGTCGTATTCCGGATCTGATGGATGATACACTGCTGGATCTCCGTGTCCGGGAAAACAGCTTCGATTGCCTGGGGAAAACCGGTCAGACCATCTACACATGCGATCAGGATATCTTCCACGCCGCGGTTTTTCAGCCCGTTCAGGATCGAAAGCCAGAATTTTGCGCTTTCGTTTTGCCCGACATACATGCCGAGCACATCTTTGTGTCCTTCCATATCAATCCCGATGGCGATATAAACCGCGCGTTTCACAATCCGGCCTTCGTTGCGGACATGGTAATGGATCGCATCCATAAAAACGACCGCATAGATTTCTTCCAAGGGTCTTTCCTGCCATTCTTTTACGATGGGAAGGATCTTATCTGTGATCCTGCTGATGGTACTGTCAGAAATTTCGATATCGTATAGTTCGCGCATATGGCTTTCAATATCGTTCGTGGTCATTCCTTTGGCATACATGGAGATGATCTTTTCTTCCATGTCCTGAGTGACCGTATTCTGATACTTTTTGACAAGCTGTGGTTCAAACTCGCCTTTCCGGTCACGGGGGATATCAATCTCCATATCGCCATAGCTGGTATGCATGGTCTTCTGGGAATGCCCGTTTCTGGAATTATCCGTTTCTTTGTTGCGATAATCATACTTGGAATATCCCAGCTCTTCATCCATTTCCTGATCCAGCGCGCCTTCCAGGATGATGGACATCATATCCCGCATAATGGAATTAACATCGGTTCCGTCCTTGACCTTTACCTTGTTTTCTTTCAGATAGTTGCCCATCATTTCCCGAAGGGCAGCTTTTTGTGGGGTATCTTTTTTCCTTGCCATAAAATAAACCTCCAAACTGGTAAGTTTATCTTACATCAGTTTGAAGGTTTACACAATCTTTGGGATACTCCCAAAATCCGCATGTGAATTATAGTGAATTACTCCAACTCGCAAAGGGCTGGGATAATTTTGTATCTGACCGTATTAATATTTGGCGCTTACGAAAGATCTCTTTTCAAAGACACAAAAATTTTTACAGACTCTTTTTTAGCCACAAGTGTTCGCTGAACACTTGACCACAACAGGGCAGTGATATAGGCTAATTTAAGAGCCGGAGTTGCGTCAAAGGAAACCTAATCAAAAGAAGAGGTAAACGCAGAGTTAAGAGTATTTTTCCCCCTATGCCTTTACCTCTTTCCCGTCCTAAACCACTCCAAATAACCACAGACATCCAGGGATACCACAGACTCTCGAAGGAAAACTCTCAGGCAAATCGCCTTTTTCACCTCCCACCTGAGCTATCCCAACCCTTCTAATCCTCTACCCCCTCTTCATAACCACCCCATCCACACACCATCTCCCGTCCTCATCCACAACAAACCCATCCGGCGTCACCCCATTCTTCGCCATAGCCCCCATAGGTGCCCCCGCCTCCGGGTAGAAATAATAACAAAACTCATCCCCACTATCATCCGAAATCCACACCCATCCAACACACATCTTCCCAAGGCTGCCATCCGATATCGGATTCAAATAATACCAGTTCCCATCTCCATCCAGAAACCAACCGGTAAGCATCCGCCCCTCAGCGTCAAACCGGAACCAGCCCGTATCACCAGAACCACCATTCCCATAAGGATTATAAAGATAAGCCCAGGTATCCCGGTACTGTATTCCATTGACCTCAAATCGCCAGAAGCCGTCGCTTCCAAGGCTCCAGTTTCCGTAAAGGGCCCCCTGGCTGCCGCCGGAGCGCGGGGAAGTGGAAGAACCGGAGCTGCCGCTTCCGCCGGAACTTGTCCATACCGTCACTGTGCATACAGCTTCTTTGCCGCCGGCGCGGACACGCACGGCCGTGGTTCCTGCATGGAGCGCCAGCACCTTTCCGGTGTCATCGACAGACGCGATGTTCGGGGAATCCGATGTGAAAACAGGCGTGATCTTGGCATCCGCATCAGCCTCAATGGAAACCTCAAGCTGATAGGAAGCGCCTCTCTTAAGCCGCAGCGTTTCCGGCGAAACCGTGATCTGCTCCACATGGTTTTCCTCCATAAGGACAATCTCACAGGAAGCCGTCTTCGTGGGATCGTCGGCAGAGCTGACGCTCACGGTGACGGTGCCGCTCCCAACCGGCTCAAACAGCAGGAATTCTTCTCCGCTTTCCGTGATGCCGGTGCCATCTGTCATCTCATAAAACTCCGTGAGGTCTACGGCCGATGTATCGCCGGAAAATTCCCAGCGAAGCTTTCCGCCGGCATCCTCAATGGGGCCGCCGTCCCAGGAGAGAAGTGCCGGGAAAAAGAGCGCGTCATCCAGAGTATCCCCGTCTCCCAGATCAAAAGAATAGACAGCTTTTCCATCCCTTCCCACAGGCAGCGACGTATCGAGCCGGATCCCGGAGGAATAATTGTAATTATAAAGGTTGCTTCCGTTTAACAGGAAGCTGGACTCCACGCAGGCCGTGGATCCAAATGTCCAGCAGGTGTTGGTGGAAGCCTGGTCTTTCACCGGTGTGAGCGCCTTGACCTTTCTGAGGTCAAAGGCCTCCGGAAGCTGTGTTTCCACTTCTTTCGGAAGAGCCGTTTCGCCGAGCACCGATATTTCCCTGGTCTTAAGCACATGGCCGCCGGCACCAGAGCGGGAACGGGTGCCAGCCGTTTTTTCTTCCGTCGCCTCCGCCTCATAAGCGTTGGAGGACGTCAGAGCATAATAATCGTCCGGATCGACCTCAATGGAGGGGATGCGCTTGACAGCGCCGTCTTTCATCTTCGCGTCATAGCAGAGAGCCTTCGTTGTAAAATAGCCGTAATGATTGTTGGCTTCCGCAGGTTCCATAAATCCGCTTCCTAAGTCCTCCCATTCGTCACCGTCGTCGGAATAGAAGGCGAGACCTTCTTTGGAAGGCAGGTTTGAGTACGTGTCAGAATTGCGGAGCATGGGAATGGAGAGCGGATCGCCGTCCTCGGTTTCCAGCCGCAGGATGACCTCAAACTCTTCGCCCGGCGTCAAAAGGAGCGGCTTGTTCAGCCGAACCGTATAAATACCGGCATACTGTTTGGAGCCGGAGGCATAGATGTTTTCCTCCTTCCATCCCTCGCCGACCTCATCTCCACGGTTTACGCAGATCTGATAATGGATGTTGTTGTTGGCAATGTCAAAAGAGACTGCCTTCAGGACATCGGCCGCGCCTTTCTCAGCCGTAAAGACGGTGGAGGTCAGGAAGACATCGGAGCCTGTGTTCAGGTATTCACCGGAAGCATAGGGCAGAAGGGCAGTCGTGTACATTTTATTATAGTTGTCGTTCGTCTCGGCCGCGCTGTAAGCCCAGCTGTTGTCATTGGACACCAGACGTCTGTCGCAGTAGGAGACGTAATAGTAGCCGCCGTCGCCGGAATCCTCGCCCCAGGAGTTGCGGATAATCCACGCACCGTCGCGCTCCGGAAGAAATTCGTCGGAATCCAGGGCGTCCGAGCCGGTAGCCACGCCTTTGGGAACGGCATAGCGGAAATTTTCCCGCGGATATGCATCGTCCCATCCAACAATGACGATTTCATGGTTCACCGACAGGGGATCGCTGTCCTCGAACAAGTTGACGGGGATAATCACTTTTTTGCCTTCCGAGGTCGTTGCCCAAGCATAATCCCATCCGCTGACGTAAATGTTTTCTTCCTTTTCACAGGAGGCGCCGCCCCAGTAAATTCCGGAGGTGACGGCCCCGTAAGTCATGATTGCGTTCTTTAAATGGCTGTCCCATCCAGGCAGTTCTTCCTCATTTCCGTCTTCCAGTTCGGCAAAGCGGGGCGGAAGCGCGATGGCATTCTGCACATGGACCAGGGGCGTGGGATCGCCGGTATAAGTGATCCCCTTTTCCTGAAGGAAGCGCGCGTAGTCCTCATCAGAATCCGAGTCCTTTTTGGCCGGAATATCCGATATGGGGAGAACGCGATCTGCCACCGGGCCGAGCCAGGAAGAATAGTAATGCTGCGGCATGGGATAGAAGCCGCCGGAATTGACTCCGGCGTCCTCAAAGACGGGCTCTTCCCGTTTCCGGTAGAAACAGCTTTCCCCGTCATCGCTGTAAAACTTCTCATATTCGGGGCTGAAGCCATTGATGCGGTAAGGCGAGTCGGTGCCCTGGAGCATGGCAGCCAGATGGAGCTCCGAATAGTCCACCTTTGCCACAGAAGAGGTGGCAATGTCCATTTTCTGAAGAGAAACCTGGAACGGCTGCGAGCCGTCGCTTCCGGAAAGAGGGAAGATCCTCAGAAAGTATGTACCGGGAGACGTGTTGGCTTTTGTGATCCGCTGGCCGTTTTTCCGGCGGGAGACAGAAAGGCTTTCAAAAGAGCTGTCGAGAAGCTCTGCCCCGACACCGAAGTCTCTGTCTTCAAACTCCACCGAGATGCTGAGATCTCTTACGGCATCCAAAGTGAATACATAATACTGTTCATCATAACCGTCGGGAATCATGTCCTCAAAACGGCTGGGAAAACTTACATAGGAGACATTCTCCGCGGATAAAAACCGGGAAGGGAGAAGCTCAGAGGAAACCTCTTCGGCCTGCGGGCTGTCCTGAGACGGCATGACGCCCATGGAAGAAAATGCGTTCCCCATCATAAGGGCCGCCGCCAGCAGAGCCGAAAGGGACCGTCTGGCAGTTTTTCTGAACAAATGGATTTTCATATGGGACTCCTTTCACATGGATTCAGCCGCCAAAGCAAAAGGCGGAAACCTGTTTTCCAACAGTATAACATAAAATAGGAAAAGAAGGAACTGCCCGATAAAAATTCTCCGAAGGTTGCCGCCCGCTCCAAAACATGGTAAAGTAAAGATAAATCAAAAAATCGGAGGGAACTGCCATGATAACTTTAGAAGACGTAAAAGCCGCAAAAGAGAGAATCAGCGGCTATGTATTAAGAACACCGCTCCTTCGCGTGCCGGCGCTGGATTCCATCCTGGGCTGTCAGGTCTATTTAAAGCCGGAAAACCTCCAGCACACCGGCTCCTTTAAGCTCCGGGGCGCCACAAACCGGATCTTATCCTTAAGCGACGAGGAAAAAAGCCGCGGAATCGTGGCCTGCTCCTCCGGAAACCATGCTCAGGGAGTCGCCTGCGCTGCCAAATCCTGCGGCATCGACGCCGTCATCATCATGCCCACAAACTGCAACCCGGCAAAGCTTGCAGGCGTGAAAGAGTACGGCGTTCCCGTGCTTCTGGTGGGGACTTTGGGGAGCGAGAGAGAGGCGAAGGCCGAAGAACTTGTGCGTACCGAGGGCAGAACCCAGGTGCACCCCTACGCCGATGACGGCGTCCGCGCCGGCCAGGGTACCATCGGCCTGGAAATCCTAGAGGACGAGCCGGATATGGACACGGTCGTCGTGCCCATCGGAGGCGGCGGTCTCATCACCGGTGTCGCCACGGCCGTAAAGGGCATGAAGCCGGACATCCGCGTCATCGGAATGGAGCCGGAAGGCGCGCCGCGTTACAGCTTAAGCCGGAAGGAAGGCCGTCCCGTGACCTTAAAAAAGGTGGACACCATTGCAGACGGGACGAGGACAGACCATGCGGATCCCGAAAACTTTAAGGCCATCGAGCGCCTGGTGGACGAGCTGGTGACGGCGGATGATGATGCCATAAAGAAAGCCATGGCCGTCCTCGCGGGAAAAGCGAAGCTTGTGGCAGAGCCGTCCTCAGTCATGGGAATCGCGGCGGCCCTCTCCGGAAAGCTTCCGGTAACGCCGGAAGAAAAGGTCTGCTTCGTCCTTTCCGGCGGAAACAACGACCTTCGCCAGCTCTCGGACATCCTGT comes from the Eubacteriaceae bacterium Marseille-Q4139 genome and includes:
- a CDS encoding polysaccharide pyruvyl transferase family protein, coding for MKIGIVTVYNSHNFGSYLQAKALGVALQSFGDVVYIDFHSRNAFRSFMRKSKKILFSKCKVLAKAYGILFELIEFVKLNKMWKKLPSTNSYENIDIVVLGSDEIWNLTRNVCKHPMYWGGGLNQFKISYAPSLNTATESDLKDNPDYIRYLKDINFVSVRDLHSKEVLSCFLQDEPFLAVDPTLLNTPELIDSDITKPYIAVYLFYGSLSNDEVSEIKKFAKSAGMPLISAGQYISWCDRSVHSINGTPFYVFENARFVITNTFHGTAYAINYNTQFAVYAKGKPKIEDLLKQFELTDRIVTISSDLHNILDTNINYERINLLLHTSRSESMGYIQSSIQAWNRITCE
- a CDS encoding polysaccharide biosynthesis C-terminal domain-containing protein, with the protein product MRSKKAILNTIAGLSYELVAIICGFILPRLILSAFGSGYNGITSSITQFLGYVSLMKAGIGGVTKAALYKPLAENNVYEMSGIVNATDKFMKRVASIFSISLLLFASIYPIFVRDDFDWLFTFTLVLILGISTFVQYFFGLTYQLLLFSDQRQCVVSFVQIGTTILNTIFAALLIKLGAGIHIVKLGSAVAFSLNPLVINFYARKKYRIDKTVPPNNDAIKDRWDCFGLQVANFVNSNTDMFLLTVFTNVREVSVYTVYYMVTNGIRKFLLTFVNGIGAAFGNMFAKNEKNKIYSNLLLYEQITFAISNLLFSVTIVMILGFVRVYTKGITDTNYIRPAFAYVLVIATLFGAYRIPYQSIVEAVGHFKQTRNGAFFEAALNIVVSVIFVNKLGLVGVAIGTLCATVFRTFQYCIYMSNHIIERSLVPLIKRLFLSAITICCIVILSKKFNFCNASSYYEWVIQAIPITLLAILVVFVVEFIFYRTELRLTFTKLKHALFKRKK
- a CDS encoding FAD-binding protein — translated: MLIKENEPLAMYTTFKMGGNVKKMYFPESVSELQSLITEKPDLTKYIIGGGSNLLINDCKEFGEVLCVRNFNNDIKHIKDGKYYIGASVRLQKAIKTINNEGYGGIEYLFSVPGLIGGAIYMNAGRGKKHKQCISDYIISVDVLIDGILNTVPREEGTFSYRNSSFQTMKNCIIIGALFEFPSMSKSECDNRIKERLDLCKEKQDMSAPNFGTVFCESNKYIMSLVKLLHIGKRNGCHFSDKTKNWMLHGPQGSFKEAISLLENIKKVHRLLGQKCRAEVRVWID
- a CDS encoding Ig-like domain-containing protein, with protein sequence MKIHLFRKTARRSLSALLAAALMMGNAFSSMGVMPSQDSPQAEEVSSELLPSRFLSAENVSYVSFPSRFEDMIPDGYDEQYYVFTLDAVRDLSISVEFEDRDFGVGAELLDSSFESLSVSRRKNGQRITKANTSPGTYFLRIFPLSGSDGSQPFQVSLQKMDIATSSVAKVDYSELHLAAMLQGTDSPYRINGFSPEYEKFYSDDGESCFYRKREEPVFEDAGVNSGGFYPMPQHYYSSWLGPVADRVLPISDIPAKKDSDSDEDYARFLQEKGITYTGDPTPLVHVQNAIALPPRFAELEDGNEEELPGWDSHLKNAIMTYGAVTSGIYWGGASCEKEENIYVSGWDYAWATTSEGKKVIIPVNLFEDSDPLSVNHEIVIVGWDDAYPRENFRYAVPKGVATGSDALDSDEFLPERDGAWIIRNSWGEDSGDGGYYYVSYCDRRLVSNDNSWAYSAAETNDNYNKMYTTALLPYASGEYLNTGSDVFLTSTVFTAEKGAADVLKAVSFDIANNNIHYQICVNRGDEVGEGWKEENIYASGSKQYAGIYTVRLNKPLLLTPGEEFEVILRLETEDGDPLSIPMLRNSDTYSNLPSKEGLAFYSDDGDEWEDLGSGFMEPAEANNHYGYFTTKALCYDAKMKDGAVKRIPSIEVDPDDYYALTSSNAYEAEATEEKTAGTRSRSGAGGHVLKTREISVLGETALPKEVETQLPEAFDLRKVKALTPVKDQASTNTCWTFGSTACVESSFLLNGSNLYNYNYSSGIRLDTSLPVGRDGKAVYSFDLGDGDTLDDALFFPALLSWDGGPIEDAGGKLRWEFSGDTSAVDLTEFYEMTDGTGITESGEEFLLFEPVGSGTVTVSVSSADDPTKTASCEIVLMEENHVEQITVSPETLRLKRGASYQLEVSIEADADAKITPVFTSDSPNIASVDDTGKVLALHAGTTAVRVRAGGKEAVCTVTVWTSSGGSGSSGSSTSPRSGGSQGALYGNWSLGSDGFWRFEVNGIQYRDTWAYLYNPYGNGGSGDTGWFRFDAEGRMLTGWFLDGDGNWYYLNPISDGSLGKMCVGWVWISDDSGDEFCYYFYPEAGAPMGAMAKNGVTPDGFVVDEDGRWCVDGVVMKRG
- a CDS encoding pyridoxal-phosphate dependent enzyme, which encodes MITLEDVKAAKERISGYVLRTPLLRVPALDSILGCQVYLKPENLQHTGSFKLRGATNRILSLSDEEKSRGIVACSSGNHAQGVACAAKSCGIDAVIIMPTNCNPAKLAGVKEYGVPVLLVGTLGSEREAKAEELVRTEGRTQVHPYADDGVRAGQGTIGLEILEDEPDMDTVVVPIGGGGLITGVATAVKGMKPDIRVIGMEPEGAPRYSLSRKEGRPVTLKKVDTIADGTRTDHADPENFKAIERLVDELVTADDDAIKKAMAVLAGKAKLVAEPSSVMGIAAALSGKLPVTPEEKVCFVLSGGNNDLRQLSDILSSGQA